The following are encoded together in the Brassica napus cultivar Da-Ae chromosome A9, Da-Ae, whole genome shotgun sequence genome:
- the LOC106364597 gene encoding bystin-like yields MAKKRDRIVNTEPFITHKDDSVVASSRKRSKAPKTHQQQEKLIEAGISSKIMNVALAQQKEIADEENAEMYPSTAVFSAVAALTAEEEKKVIEEEDDIDDFDGKFEDESYQEDINEDDEKLFESFFVKNAPPQRTLADIIIKKIKDNDSQLAEEERPDPQMDPMIAKLYKGVAKLMCEYTVGKMPKAFVRITKMERWQDVLYLTEPEKWSPNAMYQATRIFAHHLKNSKIQRFYNYVLLPRVREDIRKNKRLHFALYQAVKKSLYKPSAFNKGILFPLCKSGTCSLREAVILGSILEKCSFPVDHSGIALLNLAEMEYCGTTSYFIKTLLDKKYCMPYRVLDALVAHFMRFVDEIRVMPVIWHQSLLTFVQRYKYELLKEDKEHLQTLIKRQKHHLVTPEIVRELQGSRNRGEKDDHILTNSSSVTTINYPIKEDRFDIPEVPMEED; encoded by the exons TTCCAGGAAGCGATCAAAGGCTCCCAAAACCCATCAGCAGCAAGAGAAG TTGATTGAGGCTGGTATTAGCTCCAAGATCATGAACGTAGCTCTCGCTCAGCAAAAAGAGATCGCTGATGAAGAGAACGCCGAGATGTACCCCAGCACCGCTGTGTTTTCCGCTGTCGCTGCCTTGACTGCGGAAGAGGAGAAGAAAGTGATTGAGGAGgaagatgatattgatgacTTTGATGGAAAGTTCGAAGATGAGAGTTATCAA GAAGATATTAATGAAGACGACGAGAAGTTGTTTGAGTCATTTTTTGTTAAGAACGCGCCTCCTCAGCGTACTCTAGCGGATATCATCATCAAGAAGATCAAAGATAATGACTCCCAGTTAGCTGAAG AAGAGCGTCCAGATCCTCAAATGGACCCTATGATTGCTAAACTATATAAAGG TGTTGCCAAGCTTATGTGCGAATACACGGTTGGGAAAATGCCGAAAGCATTTGTGCGTATCACTAAAATGGAACGATGGCAGGATGTGTTGTACTTGACAGAGCCAGAGAAATGGTCGCCTAACGCAATGTATCAAGCCACAAGAATCTTTGCTCACCACTTGAAAAACAGCAAGATTCAGCGGTTTTACAACTACGTTCTGCTTCCCCGGGTTAGAGAGGATATTAGGAAGAACAAGAGGCTGCATTTTGCTCTGTACCAGGCTGTGAAAAAGTCACTATACAAGCCTAGTGCATTCAACAAAGGGATTCTATTCCCCCTTTGTAAG TCGGGTACATGCAGTCTCCGTGAAGCTGTTATTCTAGGGAGCATTCTCGAAAAGTGCTCTTTCCCAGTGGATCACTCTGG TATTGCTTTGCTAAACCTAGCTGAGATGGAGTATTGTGGCACAACAag CTACTTCATAAAAACTCTTTtggataaaaaatattgtatgcCATATAGAGTGCTTGATGCATTGGTAGCTCATTTCATGAGATTCGTGGACGAAATTAGAGTTATGCCTGTGATTTGGCACCAGTCTCTTCTTACTTTTGTGCAACG GTACAAATATGAGCTACTAAAAGAAGACAAAGAGCATTTACAAACTCTCATCAAGAGGCAAAAGCACCATCTT GTTACTCCTGAGATTGTGAGAGAGCTTCAGGGTAGCAGAAACCGTGGGGAAAAAGATGATCATATCTTGACTAATT CTTCTTCAGTTACTACAATCAACTACCCGATCAAAGAAGACAGGTTTGACATTCCTGAAGTGCCAATGGAAGAGGActga